A single region of the Streptomyces sp. NBC_00425 genome encodes:
- a CDS encoding acetate--CoA ligase family protein: MTTLEPLFAPRAIAVLGASATPGKLGAAMADSLDSFPGPVMKVNSGRPDPDRGFFPTVGEAAASHGITPDLVVSCIPAAVTADALREAAAVGARAALVCAGGFAEAGGDGALHQQALTEVVRDTGIRVLGPNTSGFLVPHRRLTASFVPGAPDLEPGPVAVVAASGGVNHALAFALAEAGVGLRLGVGLGNSLDVTQGDVLRHLAEDDGVRAVALHVETAAEGRRLTEAVRRLTDSVPVVALVVGRSDIGDFARSHTGALATSWRVTRTALRQAGAVLVDDERDLVDAVTALSRVRLPANPRPGIGLVTAQAGPGLLLTDDLRSHGIQVPPLVERTAKELRELLPALTYLNNPVDTGRPSPVLTQVVERVSEDPGIDVTAVYGLLEPTTVDLPAALAAARTATPLVAVVGGPVEQARRARRELGEAGIPCAATPASGSAMVRALVEDAAARTRLEAVLTASDAPVLPPPGPVDEHTAKGVLADLGIHTPVRRVCADPAEAHAALDELGGSVVVKILDADILHKTEVGGVQVGIRTHDELDEALVRMPASPALLVEQMAPAGPELIVGVRRDPVFGPVLALGAGGTAAEILGDVSLRLAPLSANEAHGMLDELATSQLFLGARGATPVDRARLTHVLLALASLAADDAVAECEINPLRVLPDGDVVALDAVLLLRDPRDQGGSDDA; this comes from the coding sequence GTGACCACCCTGGAACCGCTGTTCGCCCCCCGAGCCATCGCCGTGCTCGGCGCATCGGCCACGCCCGGGAAGCTCGGCGCGGCGATGGCCGACTCCCTGGATTCCTTCCCGGGGCCGGTGATGAAGGTCAACTCCGGCCGTCCGGACCCCGATCGGGGCTTCTTCCCCACCGTCGGCGAGGCCGCCGCAAGTCACGGCATCACACCCGACCTGGTCGTCTCCTGCATCCCGGCCGCCGTGACCGCCGACGCCCTGCGCGAGGCGGCCGCCGTCGGCGCCCGCGCCGCACTCGTGTGCGCCGGCGGTTTCGCGGAAGCCGGGGGTGACGGTGCGCTGCACCAGCAGGCGTTGACCGAGGTGGTGCGGGACACCGGCATCCGGGTCCTCGGACCGAACACCTCGGGCTTCCTCGTCCCCCACCGACGGCTCACGGCCAGTTTCGTCCCGGGCGCGCCCGACCTGGAACCGGGTCCGGTGGCGGTCGTGGCCGCGAGCGGCGGCGTGAACCACGCGCTGGCGTTCGCCCTGGCCGAGGCCGGCGTCGGCCTGCGCCTCGGGGTCGGCCTCGGCAACAGCCTGGACGTCACCCAGGGCGACGTCCTGCGCCACCTCGCCGAGGACGACGGCGTAAGGGCCGTCGCCCTGCACGTGGAGACCGCCGCGGAAGGCCGCCGCCTCACCGAGGCGGTGCGGCGTCTGACCGATAGTGTCCCCGTGGTGGCCCTGGTCGTGGGCCGCAGCGACATCGGAGACTTCGCCCGCTCCCACACCGGTGCCCTGGCCACCTCCTGGCGCGTGACCCGGACGGCCCTGCGCCAGGCCGGAGCCGTCCTCGTCGACGACGAACGCGACCTCGTCGACGCCGTCACCGCGCTCAGCCGCGTACGCCTACCCGCCAACCCACGCCCAGGCATCGGCCTGGTCACCGCCCAGGCCGGACCCGGTCTGCTGCTCACGGACGACCTGCGCTCCCACGGCATCCAGGTTCCGCCGCTGGTCGAACGGACCGCGAAGGAGCTGCGTGAGCTGCTCCCGGCCCTCACCTATCTGAACAACCCCGTCGACACCGGCCGCCCTTCGCCCGTGCTCACGCAGGTGGTGGAGCGGGTCTCGGAGGACCCCGGTATCGACGTCACCGCCGTCTACGGGCTGTTGGAACCCACCACCGTGGACCTCCCGGCCGCGCTGGCCGCCGCACGTACGGCCACCCCGCTCGTCGCCGTCGTCGGCGGACCCGTGGAACAGGCGCGGCGGGCCCGCCGTGAACTCGGTGAAGCCGGCATTCCCTGCGCGGCCACGCCTGCCTCCGGATCGGCGATGGTGCGCGCGCTCGTCGAGGACGCGGCTGCGCGCACTCGACTGGAGGCCGTCCTCACCGCCTCCGATGCCCCCGTCCTGCCCCCACCGGGGCCGGTCGACGAGCACACGGCCAAGGGCGTCCTGGCGGACTTGGGCATCCACACACCCGTACGGCGCGTGTGCGCCGACCCCGCCGAAGCGCACGCGGCTCTCGACGAGCTCGGCGGCTCGGTCGTCGTGAAGATCCTCGACGCGGACATCCTGCACAAGACGGAAGTGGGCGGGGTCCAGGTCGGCATCCGCACGCACGACGAGCTCGACGAAGCCCTTGTCCGCATGCCCGCGAGCCCCGCGCTGCTGGTGGAGCAGATGGCCCCCGCGGGTCCCGAACTCATCGTCGGCGTACGCCGGGACCCGGTCTTCGGCCCCGTGCTGGCTCTGGGCGCCGGGGGAACGGCCGCCGAAATCCTCGGCGACGTCTCCCTGCGCCTCGCGCCCCTGTCCGCGAACGAGGCCCATGGGATGCTCGACGAGCTAGCGACCAGCCAGCTGTTCCTCGGCGCGCGCGGTGCCACCCCGGTCGACCGTGCGCGACTCACCCACGTGCTGCTCGCCCTGGCCTCCCTTGCCGCCGACGATGCCGTGGCCGAGTGCGAGATCAACCCTTTGCGCGTCCTGCCCGACGGCGACGTCGTCGCGCTCGACGCCGTACTGCTGCTGCGTGACCCCCGGGATCAAGGAGGATCCGATGACGCGTGA
- a CDS encoding (2,3-dihydroxybenzoyl)adenylate synthase, which yields MTREGFVPWPKEAADRYREAGYWRGRPLGSYLHEWAETYGGTVAVVDGDTRLTYRQLVDRADGLACRLLDRGLNPGDAMLLQLPNGWEFVTLTLACLRAGIAPVMAMPAHRGHELRYLAAHAEVTAIAVPDRLGDFDHRALGREVAEDTPSVRLLLVAGGTAGTDVTDLRALAEPADDPAGARARLDDISPDSGDIAVFLLSGGTTGLPKLITRTHDDYEYNARRSAEVCGLDADSVYLVALPAGHNFPLACPGILGTLMNGGRVVLARTPEPGKVLPLMAAEGVTVTAAVPAVVQRWIDAVASGRHPAPPALRLLQVGGARLAPEVARRAEPVLGGTLQQVFGMAEGLLNYTRPDDPDEIKIETQGRPMCPDDEILVVDASDEPVRPGEMGALLTRGPYTPRGYYRAADHNARAFTPDGWYRTGDVVRLHPSGNLVVEGRDKDLINRGGEKISAEEVENLIYRLPGVARVAAVAKADPDLGERVCAVVVVEPGTHLSLESVRAALTAMQVARYKLPEDLMVVEELPLTKVGKIDKKRLREVVRGTADSVEAV from the coding sequence ATGACGCGTGAGGGATTCGTACCCTGGCCCAAGGAGGCGGCCGACCGCTACCGCGAGGCCGGGTACTGGCGTGGCAGGCCGCTCGGCTCGTACCTGCACGAGTGGGCGGAGACCTACGGCGGCACAGTGGCCGTTGTGGATGGCGACACGCGCCTGACATACCGTCAACTCGTCGACAGGGCTGACGGACTGGCGTGCCGCCTGCTGGACAGGGGCCTTAACCCCGGTGACGCGATGCTCCTCCAGCTGCCCAACGGCTGGGAGTTCGTCACACTCACCCTCGCCTGTCTGCGGGCCGGCATCGCTCCCGTGATGGCGATGCCCGCGCACCGCGGTCACGAACTGCGCTACCTGGCCGCCCATGCAGAGGTCACCGCGATCGCCGTACCGGACCGACTCGGCGACTTCGACCACCGGGCCCTGGGCCGGGAGGTCGCCGAAGACACCCCGAGCGTACGGTTGTTGCTCGTCGCCGGTGGCACTGCCGGTACCGACGTCACGGACCTGCGCGCCCTGGCCGAACCGGCCGACGACCCGGCCGGCGCACGGGCCCGGCTCGACGACATCTCTCCGGACAGCGGAGACATCGCCGTCTTCCTGCTCTCCGGCGGCACGACCGGACTGCCGAAGCTCATCACCCGCACCCATGACGACTACGAGTACAACGCACGGCGCAGCGCCGAGGTCTGCGGCCTCGACGCCGACTCCGTCTACCTGGTGGCGCTGCCCGCCGGACACAACTTCCCCCTGGCCTGCCCCGGCATCCTGGGCACCCTCATGAACGGCGGCCGGGTCGTCCTGGCCCGCACCCCGGAACCCGGCAAGGTGCTGCCGCTGATGGCCGCCGAGGGCGTGACGGTCACCGCCGCCGTACCGGCCGTCGTCCAGCGCTGGATCGACGCGGTGGCCTCGGGCCGCCACCCCGCCCCGCCGGCCCTACGGCTGTTGCAGGTGGGGGGCGCCCGCCTCGCGCCGGAGGTCGCCCGCCGCGCCGAACCCGTGCTCGGCGGCACACTCCAGCAGGTGTTCGGCATGGCGGAAGGGCTGCTGAACTACACGCGCCCCGACGACCCAGACGAGATCAAGATCGAGACGCAGGGCCGCCCCATGTGCCCGGACGACGAGATCCTCGTCGTCGACGCCTCCGACGAGCCGGTCCGGCCCGGCGAGATGGGCGCGCTGCTCACCCGCGGCCCGTACACCCCACGCGGCTACTACCGGGCAGCCGATCACAACGCCCGAGCGTTCACCCCTGACGGCTGGTACCGCACGGGTGACGTCGTACGGCTGCACCCGTCGGGCAATCTCGTCGTCGAAGGACGGGACAAGGACCTCATCAACCGGGGCGGCGAGAAGATCTCCGCCGAGGAGGTCGAGAACCTGATCTACCGCCTGCCCGGTGTCGCCCGCGTCGCGGCCGTCGCGAAGGCCGATCCTGACCTGGGGGAGCGGGTGTGCGCCGTCGTGGTCGTCGAGCCGGGGACCCACCTGAGCCTCGAATCGGTGCGTGCCGCCCTCACCGCCATGCAGGTGGCCCGCTACAAGCTCCCCGAAGACCTCATGGTCGTGGAGGAGTTGCCGCTGACAAAGGTCGGCAAGATCGACAAGAAACGCCTGCGGGAGGTCGTCCGTGGCACGGCGGACTCCGTCGAGGCGGTGTGA
- a CDS encoding FAD-dependent monooxygenase, protein MKVACIGAGPGGLFFATLLKRSRPDAEVVVFERNRPDDTFGFGVVFSDATLDAIDAADPVLSEALEKHGRHWDDIEVRVHGARERVGGMGMAAVVRKTLLSLLQERARAEGVRMRFQHEVRDASELDDFDLVVVCDGANSRLRTLFADDFGPTAEVASAKFIWFGTTYAFDGLTFVHQDGPHGVFAAHAYPISDSLSTFIVETDADSWARAGLDAFDPSTPPGLSDEKTKGYLENLFREQIDGHPLVGNNSRWANFATRRARSWRRGKWVLLGDAAHTAHFSVGSGTKMAMEDAVALAEALGEASHSVPEALEIYEERRRPKVEKIQNSARPSLSWWEHFGRYVRTLDDPTQFAFHFLTRSIPRGKLAVRDALYVDRVDGWWRGRHEAEPLQTPFQGGPHRLPTRRVTVDDDLLTGTDGTGIPMVPFSGRSSGVGVWIDAPDTEEGLPLALDQVRGTAEAGALLVGVRGGTALTRVLVAEEARLVHSLPAAIVGAYDDDTATTLVLSGRADLVGGTK, encoded by the coding sequence ATGAAAGTTGCCTGCATCGGCGCAGGTCCCGGAGGACTGTTCTTCGCCACACTGCTCAAGCGCAGCCGGCCCGACGCCGAGGTCGTGGTCTTCGAACGCAACCGCCCGGACGACACGTTCGGCTTCGGAGTGGTCTTCTCGGACGCCACACTCGACGCCATTGACGCCGCCGACCCTGTCCTCAGCGAGGCGCTGGAGAAGCACGGTCGGCACTGGGACGACATCGAGGTCCGCGTGCACGGGGCACGGGAGCGCGTGGGCGGTATGGGCATGGCGGCTGTGGTCCGCAAGACGCTGCTGAGCCTGCTGCAGGAACGGGCCCGCGCCGAGGGCGTGCGGATGCGCTTCCAGCACGAGGTCCGCGACGCCTCCGAGCTGGACGACTTCGACCTCGTAGTGGTGTGCGACGGCGCCAACAGCCGTTTGCGCACCCTGTTCGCCGACGACTTCGGACCGACCGCCGAGGTGGCGAGCGCGAAGTTCATCTGGTTCGGCACGACCTACGCGTTCGACGGGCTCACTTTCGTCCACCAGGACGGCCCCCACGGTGTCTTCGCCGCCCACGCCTATCCGATCAGTGACTCGCTGAGCACCTTCATCGTCGAGACCGACGCGGACTCATGGGCCAGGGCCGGTCTGGACGCCTTCGATCCCTCGACTCCGCCGGGCCTGAGCGACGAGAAGACCAAGGGCTACCTGGAAAACCTGTTCCGTGAGCAGATCGACGGGCACCCGCTGGTCGGCAACAACTCCCGCTGGGCCAACTTCGCCACCCGCAGGGCCCGTTCGTGGCGACGGGGCAAGTGGGTGCTGCTGGGCGACGCCGCGCACACCGCGCACTTCTCCGTCGGGTCCGGAACCAAGATGGCCATGGAGGACGCGGTCGCGCTGGCCGAGGCCCTGGGGGAGGCGTCTCACAGCGTGCCGGAGGCACTGGAGATCTACGAGGAGCGCCGCCGCCCCAAGGTGGAGAAGATCCAGAACTCGGCGCGGCCCAGCCTGTCCTGGTGGGAGCACTTCGGCCGCTACGTCCGTACGCTCGACGACCCGACGCAGTTCGCCTTCCACTTCCTCACCCGCAGCATCCCGCGGGGCAAACTCGCCGTGCGCGACGCGTTGTACGTGGACCGCGTCGACGGATGGTGGCGGGGCCGTCACGAGGCGGAGCCCCTGCAGACGCCATTCCAGGGCGGGCCGCACCGCCTTCCCACGCGGCGGGTGACGGTCGACGACGACCTCCTGACCGGAACCGACGGCACCGGCATCCCGATGGTCCCCTTCAGCGGTCGGTCGTCGGGGGTGGGCGTATGGATCGACGCCCCGGACACCGAGGAGGGCCTGCCGCTCGCCCTTGATCAGGTGCGTGGGACGGCAGAGGCGGGCGCCCTGCTCGTCGGTGTACGCGGCGGTACGGCGCTGACCCGCGTACTGGTCGCGGAGGAGGCCCGGCTCGTGCACAGCCTGCCCGCCGCGATCGTCGGCGCGTACGACGACGACACCGCGACCACGCTCGTCCTCTCCGGCCGGGCCGACCTCGTCGGAGGCACCAAGTGA